The genomic segment TAGGGTCAGCTTTCAACACCTTAAAGACCATATCCCCGTTCATGATTGGCATTTTCATGTCGCAGACCAACACATCAGGGCGGTAAATACGGTAGAGTTCTAGCGCTTTCATGCCGTCGCTCGCTTCGATCACCTCATAACCTGTTAGCGTGAGAAGTGTCTCTAAGCCAGCCCGTAGTCCAATGTCATCATCTGCCAGCAGAATTGTTTTTCGGTGCATGGATGATCCCCGCG from the Anaerolineales bacterium genome contains:
- a CDS encoding response regulator; the encoded protein is MHRKTILLADDDIGLRAGLETLLTLTGYEVIEASDGMKALELYRIYRPDVLVCDMKMPIMNGDMVFKVLKADPNVRSLNFILMSGAADATAVAMSAGIPVTNILQKPFFVENLLRLIEDVLNQAGQA